In one Brassica oleracea var. oleracea cultivar TO1000 chromosome C9, BOL, whole genome shotgun sequence genomic region, the following are encoded:
- the LOC106316956 gene encoding uncharacterized protein LOC106316956, with protein MMASTFQENCISVINGAPSWAVFFLFDLLDNFLCIVFRFVDQVMEEKLESCQCSNPQETSGYEFLSDHQHLSETLYRRRNIFRQAGFLRFARKLPEITKKIGIATFLRNFLFPEKMKKVPREVANRWSDCGCKNCVSWTNNDKLNVIVKQPSVSPDLLMSNKPVDNVIFIHGFLASSSYWTNTVFKYLPETTEKTNYRFFAVDLLGFGDSPKPRDCRYSLQEHVEMIEKSVILPNNLTSFHVVAHSMGCIVAVALAAKFSGSVKSVALVAPPYFGDKEGASCDALDVIAEKKFWPPTSFFSAMMAWYEHIARGVCFVVCRHHRTWEKIIKIITWRSKLPMAITELTKHTHQSSWHSMHNVLCGGAKFTDKHLESLINSGVKISVVQGDKDAVVPIDCLWNMKAKFPAVEVEVIAGTDHSSVIMSRREVFVANLVKLWASSGKKQN; from the exons ATGATGGCTTCGACTTTTCAAGAAAACTGTATTTCAGTAATCAACGGAGCTCCGAGTTGGGCTGTTTTCTTTCTTTTTGACCTTCTCGACAATTTTCTCTGTATCGTTTTCAGATTCGTCGACCAAGTTATGGAAGAAAAACTAGAGTCATGCCAATGTAGTAATCCTCAAGAGACATCCGGATACGAGTTTCTTTCAGACCATCAACACTTGTCCGAGACTCTTTACCGTAGGAGAAACATTTTCCGACAAGCCGGTTTTCTCCGGTTTGCTAGAAAACTCCCAGAGATCACCAAGAAAATCGGTATAGCTACTTTCTTGAGAAACTTCCTTTTTCCCGAGAAAATGAAGAAAGTCCCTCGTGAGGTTGCAAACAGGTGGTCTGATTGTGGCTGCAAGAATTGTGTTTCTTGGACTAACAACGATAAACTTAACGTGATTGTCAAGCAACCTTCAGTATCTCCAG ATTTATTGATGAGCAACAAACCGGTGGATAACGTTATTTTCATACACGGATTCTTAGCATCTTCATCGTACTGGACCAACACGGTGTTCAAATATCTACCCGAGACCACGGAGAAAACTAACTACAGATTCTTCGCGGTCGATCTTCTAGGGTTTGGAGACAGTCCAAAACCTAGAGACTGTCGATATTCGTTGCAAGAGCATGTTGAAATGATCGAGAAATCGGTTATTTTACCAAACAATCTGACATCATTCCATGTTGTAGCACACTCCATGGGATGCATCGTTGCAGTAGCCTTAGCTGCCAAATTCTCCGGTAGTGTCAAGTCCGTCGCTTTAGTAGCTCCG CCGTACTTTGGTGATAAAGAAGGAGCAAGTTGTGATGCTCTTGATGTGATAGCCGAGAAGAAATTTTGGCCACCGACTTCGTTTTTCTCAGCGATGATGGCTTGGTACGAACACATTGCACGTGGGGTTTGCTTTGTTGTGTGTAGGCACCACCGTACATGGGAGAAGATCATCAAAATTATAACTTGGAGAAG TAAACTACCAATGGCGATAACCGAACTAACGAAGCACACGCATCAGTCGTCATGGCATAGCATGCACAATGTGTTATGCGGAGGAGCGAAATTCACGGATAAACACCTTGAAAGTTTGATAAATTCCGGTGTTAAGATAAGTGTGGTGCAAGGGGATAAAGATGCTGTGGTTCCTATTGATTGTCTATGGAACATGAAAGCCAAGTTCCCGGCGGTTGAAGTTGAGGTTATAGCCGGAACTGATCATAGTTCGGTGATAATGAGTAGAAGAGAGGTCTTTGTTGCAAACCTTGTTAAGTTGTGGGCTTCTTCCGGAAAGAAACAAAACTAG